One region of Balaenoptera ricei isolate mBalRic1 chromosome 5, mBalRic1.hap2, whole genome shotgun sequence genomic DNA includes:
- the TMA16 gene encoding translation machinery-associated protein 16 translates to MPKAPKGKSVGQEKKVIHPYSRKAAQITREAHKQEKKEKLKNEKALRLNLIGEKLQWFQNHLDPKKVGYSKRDACELIERYLNRFSSELEQIELHNSVKARQGRRHCSREAAIKQTVARERQQYRGYGLEIPDILNAGNLKTFREWDFDLKKLPNIKMRKICANDAVPKKCKKKTVTAVDRGLGELELKDESGDTDEEMIAVA, encoded by the exons CCTAAAGCACCAAAGGGAAAAAGTGtaggacaagaaaaaaaagtcatccaTCCATATAGTAGAAAAGCGGCTCAAATTACGAGAGAGGcccacaaacaagaaaaaaaggaaaa ACTGAAGAATGAAAAGGCGTTGCGTCTCAACCTTATTG GTGAAAAACTGCAGTGGTTTCAAAATCATCTTGATCCCAAAAAAGTAGGATATTCAAAGAGAGATGCTTGTGAATTAATTGAAAG GTATTTGAATCGGTTCAGCAGTGAGCTGGAGCAGATTGAGTTACACAACAGCGTCAAGGCCAGGCAGGGCCGGCGGCACTGCTCCCGAGAGGCGGCCATCAAGCAGACTGTGGCGCGGGAGAGGCAGCAGTACAGGGGCTACGGCCTCG agaTTCCAGACATTTTAAATGCAGGTAATCTGAAAACTTTTAG GGAATGGGATTTTGATCTGAAGAAATTGCCAaacattaaaatgagaaaaatctgtgCTAATGATGCAGTGCCTAAGAAGTGTAAGAAGAAAACTGTGACAGCTGTAGACAGAGGTTTAGGAGAACTGGAACTGAAAGATGAATCAGGTGACACGGATGAGGAGATGATTGCAGTGGCCTAA